A genome region from Nocardiopsis exhalans includes the following:
- a CDS encoding VOC family protein, whose translation MLDHLGIQVADHEASAAFYDAALAALGHRRMLQYGPVIGYGTDHPRFWISPSETEGPARESHIAFGAPDRATVDAFFQAAVAAGAAVLHEPKAWPEYHEHYYGAFVRDPDGNNVEAVSHLPG comes from the coding sequence ATGCTTGATCACCTCGGTATCCAGGTCGCCGACCACGAAGCCAGTGCCGCCTTCTACGACGCCGCCCTCGCCGCGCTGGGGCATCGGCGCATGCTCCAGTACGGGCCGGTGATCGGTTACGGCACCGACCACCCCCGGTTCTGGATCTCGCCCAGCGAGACGGAGGGCCCGGCCCGGGAGTCGCACATCGCGTTCGGGGCACCCGACCGGGCGACGGTCGACGCCTTCTTCCAGGCCGCCGTCGCCGCGGGGGCGGCAGTCCTGCACGAGCCGAAGGCCTGGCCCGAGTACCACGAGCACTACTACGGGGCGTTCGTGCGCGACCCCGACGGCAACAACGTCGAGGCGGTCAGCCACCTCCCCGGCTGA
- a CDS encoding NAD(P)H-binding protein — protein sequence MRIVIAGGHGKIALRLARLLAARGDQPVALIRNPDHTQDVVDAGAEPVVIDLEQASVTELTEKIMGADAVVFAAGTGPGSGAARKSTVDHKAASLTANAAALAGVRRLVQISAINVDQPVPEGTDEVWAAYMAAKKAADDDLKEHDLDLDWTILRPGRLTDEAGTGQVDLGEAVERHDVTRDDVAAVIVALVDEPRTAKRVLNLVNGRTPVLEAVRAVAG from the coding sequence ATGCGTATCGTCATCGCCGGAGGACACGGGAAGATCGCACTGCGGCTGGCCAGGCTTCTGGCAGCCCGCGGTGACCAGCCCGTCGCCCTCATCCGCAACCCCGACCACACCCAGGACGTCGTCGACGCCGGGGCCGAGCCGGTCGTCATCGACCTGGAGCAGGCCTCGGTCACCGAGTTGACCGAGAAGATCATGGGCGCGGACGCCGTGGTGTTCGCCGCCGGTACCGGGCCGGGCAGCGGTGCCGCCCGCAAGTCCACCGTGGACCACAAGGCCGCGTCCCTGACCGCCAACGCCGCAGCCCTGGCCGGGGTGCGCCGCCTGGTGCAGATCTCCGCGATCAACGTGGACCAGCCGGTGCCGGAGGGCACCGACGAGGTCTGGGCGGCCTACATGGCGGCGAAGAAGGCCGCCGACGACGACCTCAAGGAGCACGACCTCGACCTGGACTGGACCATCCTGCGTCCCGGGCGGCTGACCGACGAGGCCGGAACCGGCCAGGTGGACCTGGGCGAGGCCGTGGAGCGCCATGACGTGACCCGTGACGACGTGGCCGCGGTGATCGTCGCGCTTGTGGACGAACCACGTACGGCCAAGAGGGTTCTCAACCTGGTGAACGGTAGGACACCCGTCCTCGAGGCCGTCCGCGCCGTCGCCGGATAA
- a CDS encoding Uma2 family endonuclease, with the protein MTIRHPDGPERRLTVDDLENTPDDGRRYELADGRLDVSPDPTNKHFRAASRLNTFLNTLCQGELEIGEGPGVNLNSERTSHRIPDLAVFDCDMPEGKYFDVPPLLAVEIVSPESVFRDNHIKRQEYAAFGIPSYWIINPLADKIGLLELRLFDGQYQVVTQVYGEEVFETDLPFPVKLVPHWLVASGPWFKNLGGPEAP; encoded by the coding sequence ATGACCATCAGGCACCCGGACGGACCCGAACGTCGGCTGACCGTGGACGACCTGGAGAACACCCCGGACGACGGACGTCGGTACGAGCTGGCCGACGGGAGGCTTGACGTGTCCCCCGACCCCACCAACAAACACTTTCGTGCCGCCAGCCGACTCAACACCTTTCTCAACACTCTCTGCCAAGGCGAGCTCGAGATCGGGGAGGGGCCCGGGGTCAACCTCAACTCCGAACGAACCAGCCACCGCATACCGGACCTGGCAGTCTTCGACTGCGACATGCCAGAAGGCAAGTACTTCGATGTCCCACCTCTGCTGGCGGTGGAGATCGTCTCGCCTGAGAGCGTGTTCAGGGACAACCACATCAAGCGCCAGGAGTACGCGGCTTTCGGGATCCCCTCCTACTGGATCATCAATCCTCTGGCCGACAAGATCGGCCTGCTGGAACTGCGGCTGTTCGACGGCCAGTACCAGGTGGTTACACAGGTGTACGGGGAGGAGGTCTTCGAAACCGACCTGCCCTTCCCTGTCAAACTCGTCCCCCACTGGCTGGTCGCGAGCGGACCCTGGTTCAAGAACCTCGGCGGGCCGGAAGCGCCCTAG
- the sigJ gene encoding RNA polymerase sigma factor SigJ, with amino-acid sequence MTTTEVFEEHRSLLNGVAYRILGTAADAEDVVQEAWLRWDRVAGGEVDNPRAYLVTVVSRLAIDRLRKASSQRESYVGEWLPEPVSDLPDGAERAELADSVEFALMVVLETLSPLERAVFVLHEAFQLPYAQIAQVIGRSEEATRQLARRARDHVRERRPRFEADQSQRRRMTERFLQACLEGDLDGLKGLLADDATMVSDSGGKARAPLRVIQGSHKVGRFLASVSQERNTTRFLRSVGLEAETRLDIGVTEVNGGPAGVLSVEGSPVLMLTLDVIEDRVQHVYLLVNPDKMSRLRVADPS; translated from the coding sequence ATGACGACGACAGAGGTCTTCGAGGAGCACCGCTCCCTGCTGAACGGGGTCGCCTACCGCATCCTCGGGACGGCCGCCGACGCCGAGGACGTGGTCCAGGAGGCGTGGCTGCGCTGGGACCGGGTCGCCGGGGGCGAGGTCGACAACCCGCGCGCCTACCTGGTCACCGTGGTCTCCCGGCTGGCCATCGACCGGCTGCGTAAAGCCAGTTCCCAGCGCGAGTCCTACGTGGGCGAGTGGCTGCCCGAGCCGGTCAGCGACCTGCCCGACGGCGCCGAGCGGGCCGAGCTCGCCGATTCGGTGGAGTTCGCGCTCATGGTGGTGCTGGAGACGCTCAGCCCCCTGGAGCGGGCCGTGTTCGTCCTGCACGAGGCCTTCCAACTGCCCTACGCCCAGATCGCCCAGGTGATCGGCCGCAGCGAGGAGGCCACCCGGCAGCTGGCCCGGCGGGCCCGGGACCACGTGCGGGAGCGCCGCCCGAGGTTCGAGGCCGACCAGTCCCAACGCCGCAGGATGACCGAGCGCTTCCTCCAGGCCTGCCTGGAGGGCGACCTGGACGGGCTCAAGGGACTGCTGGCCGACGACGCCACCATGGTCAGCGACAGCGGCGGCAAGGCCCGGGCACCGCTGCGGGTGATCCAGGGCTCGCACAAGGTGGGCCGGTTCCTGGCATCGGTGTCCCAGGAACGCAACACCACGCGTTTCCTGCGGTCCGTGGGTCTGGAAGCGGAGACACGGTTGGACATCGGAGTCACCGAGGTCAACGGGGGGCCCGCCGGAGTGCTCTCCGTGGAGGGGTCCCCGGTGCTCATGCTGACGCTGGACGTGATCGAGGACCGGGTCCAGCACGTGTACCTGTTGGTCAACCCGGACAAGATGTCACGTCTGCGGGTGGCCGATCCGTCCTAG
- a CDS encoding M48 family metalloprotease, producing MHVNAIRAVGLFVGAAVLAVVVGWLCGAEKGAQLSIALVVCAGILVYLFGNSLALRAMRARPVSEIERPELYRIVRELATAARQPMPKLYLSPVRSPNAFATGSTPRRAALCCTTGLLRTLDERELRGVLAHELAHIRSNDTLISAVAATLTTLITALTAISFLIPLGDSEETDLPNLLGGLMVALLAPLAAVVIYFGVGRAREFRADEKAAELTGDPIGLADALRKLETGNRAYPLPRERVLLATSHLMTTNPFPDTIGRLFSAHPPVQERIRRLYALRRKWDLG from the coding sequence GTGCACGTCAACGCGATCCGCGCGGTCGGACTGTTCGTCGGGGCCGCGGTGCTCGCCGTGGTGGTCGGCTGGCTGTGCGGCGCGGAGAAGGGCGCGCAGCTCTCCATCGCGCTGGTGGTCTGCGCGGGGATCCTGGTCTACCTGTTCGGGAACTCCCTGGCTCTGCGCGCGATGCGGGCCCGGCCGGTCAGCGAGATCGAACGCCCCGAGCTCTACCGGATCGTGCGGGAACTGGCCACGGCCGCCCGGCAGCCGATGCCCAAGCTCTACCTGTCGCCGGTGCGCTCGCCCAACGCCTTCGCCACCGGCAGCACTCCGCGCCGGGCCGCCCTGTGCTGCACCACCGGTCTACTGCGCACCCTCGACGAACGCGAACTACGCGGGGTCCTAGCGCACGAACTCGCGCACATCCGCTCCAACGACACCCTGATCAGCGCGGTGGCTGCGACGCTGACCACGCTCATCACGGCGCTCACCGCGATCTCCTTCCTGATCCCGCTGGGGGACTCGGAGGAGACGGACCTGCCCAACCTGCTGGGTGGTCTGATGGTGGCCTTACTCGCCCCGCTGGCGGCGGTGGTCATCTACTTCGGGGTGGGCCGGGCCAGGGAGTTCCGGGCCGACGAGAAGGCGGCCGAGCTCACCGGGGACCCGATCGGCCTGGCCGACGCGCTGCGCAAGCTGGAGACCGGCAACCGGGCCTACCCGCTGCCCAGGGAACGCGTCCTGCTGGCCACCTCGCACCTGATGACCACCAACCCGTTCCCGGACACCATCGGGCGCCTCTTCTCAGCGCACCCGCCGGTCCAGGAGAGGATCCGCCGTCTGTACGCGCTGCGCCGCAAGTGGGACCTGGGCTGA
- a CDS encoding GNAT family N-acetyltransferase, protein MYRVREWNRGDVDRLLEAFRWDELAWQESDVPHTPDEALDWIARREILAKEKDVHGFVVVDGTDRALGHVQVSVSSRRHDFGWLSYWTHPAEQGRGVASAGARLATEFAFAELDLYRVETGHRINNPGSCVAARRAGFRPEGIERAKLRYGTSRYDTAAHARLVTDPVEGVAEGVCGA, encoded by the coding sequence TTGTACCGCGTACGTGAGTGGAACCGGGGCGACGTCGACCGGCTGCTGGAGGCCTTCCGCTGGGACGAACTGGCCTGGCAGGAGTCGGACGTGCCGCACACACCGGACGAGGCACTGGACTGGATCGCGCGGCGGGAGATCCTCGCCAAGGAGAAGGACGTCCACGGGTTCGTGGTGGTCGACGGCACGGACCGGGCGCTGGGCCACGTCCAGGTCTCGGTCTCCAGTCGCAGACACGACTTCGGCTGGCTGTCCTACTGGACGCACCCCGCCGAGCAGGGCCGGGGTGTGGCCTCGGCCGGGGCCCGGCTGGCCACGGAGTTCGCCTTCGCCGAGTTGGACCTGTACCGGGTGGAGACGGGGCACCGGATCAACAACCCGGGGTCGTGCGTGGCCGCGCGGCGGGCGGGTTTTCGGCCCGAGGGGATCGAGCGGGCCAAGCTCCGCTACGGGACCTCGCGCTATGACACGGCGGCCCACGCACGGCTGGTGACGGACCCGGTGGAGGGTGTCGCGGAGGGCGTCTGCGGAGCCTGA
- a CDS encoding 2-oxoacid:ferredoxin oxidoreductase subunit beta, whose product MTENLNGASHQNGTAGPNGTAQGEGLAGLRLVPKTDTEYKMKDFKSDQEVRWCPGCGDYAILAAFQSFLPQLGVPRENIVMVSGIGCSSRFPYYLSTYGVHSIHGRAPAIATGLATSRPDLSVWVITGDGDGLSIGGNHLIHALRRNVNINVLLFNNRIYGLTKGQYSPTSEAGKITKSSPVGSLDHPFNPVSLALGAEAGFVARTVDSDRKHLTSVLRAAADHPGASFVEIYQNCPIFNDDAFEPLKDPAARDLRLLRMEQGEPLRLGPDRGVVSGEFGGLEVVDVDSVGEDRLIRHDAHRQDPGYAFALSRLDQPAFEHVPVGVFRDVRRPTYDDLLNEQVEDARAERGDGELAALLASGDTWTVD is encoded by the coding sequence GTGACTGAGAACCTCAACGGGGCCTCGCACCAGAACGGGACCGCGGGACCGAACGGCACCGCGCAGGGCGAAGGGCTGGCCGGACTGCGGCTGGTGCCCAAGACCGACACCGAGTACAAGATGAAGGACTTCAAGTCCGACCAGGAGGTGCGCTGGTGCCCCGGCTGCGGTGACTACGCGATCCTGGCCGCCTTCCAGTCCTTCCTGCCCCAGCTGGGCGTGCCGCGCGAGAACATCGTGATGGTGTCCGGGATCGGCTGCTCCTCGCGGTTCCCGTACTACCTGAGCACCTATGGCGTGCACTCGATCCACGGGCGCGCCCCGGCGATCGCGACCGGGCTGGCGACCAGCCGCCCCGACCTCTCGGTGTGGGTCATCACCGGGGACGGCGACGGGCTGTCCATCGGCGGCAACCACCTGATCCACGCGCTGCGCCGCAACGTCAACATCAACGTGCTGCTGTTCAACAACCGCATCTACGGGCTGACCAAGGGCCAGTACTCCCCCACCTCCGAGGCCGGGAAGATCACCAAGTCCTCGCCGGTGGGTTCGCTGGACCACCCGTTCAACCCGGTGTCGCTGGCGTTGGGCGCGGAGGCGGGTTTCGTGGCGCGGACCGTGGACTCGGACCGCAAGCACCTGACCTCGGTGCTGCGGGCCGCGGCGGACCACCCCGGCGCGTCGTTCGTGGAGATCTACCAGAACTGCCCGATCTTCAACGACGACGCCTTCGAGCCGTTGAAGGACCCGGCCGCGCGGGACCTGCGGCTGCTGCGGATGGAGCAGGGCGAGCCGCTGCGGCTGGGCCCGGACCGGGGTGTGGTCTCGGGCGAGTTCGGCGGTCTGGAGGTCGTGGACGTGGACTCGGTCGGCGAGGACCGGCTGATCCGGCACGACGCGCACCGCCAGGACCCGGGGTACGCGTTCGCGCTGTCCAGGCTGGACCAGCCGGCGTTCGAGCACGTGCCGGTCGGCGTGTTCCGGGACGTGCGGCGGCCCACCTACGACGACCTGCTGAACGAGCAGGTGGAGGACGCACGGGCCGAGCGCGGCGACGGTGAGCTGGCGGCGCTGCTGGCCAGCGGGGACACCTGGACGGTCGACTGA
- a CDS encoding YajQ family cyclic di-GMP-binding protein, with the protein MAAESSFDVVSKLDRQEVDNALNQTGKELSQRFDFKGTGTTIAWQGEDGIEIKSGSEERAAAAMDVFKEKLVKRKLSLKILDAAEEAKISGKEYRLPISLKEGISSEDAKKISKLIRDEGPKGVKAQIQGEELRVSSKKKDDLQSVMNLIKEKDFDLALQFVNYR; encoded by the coding sequence GTGGCCGCCGAATCCAGTTTCGACGTGGTGTCCAAGCTCGACCGGCAGGAGGTCGACAACGCGCTGAACCAGACGGGCAAGGAACTGTCCCAGCGGTTCGACTTCAAGGGCACCGGGACCACCATCGCCTGGCAGGGCGAGGACGGCATCGAGATCAAGAGCGGCTCCGAGGAGCGCGCCGCCGCCGCTATGGACGTCTTCAAGGAGAAGCTGGTCAAGCGCAAGCTCTCCCTGAAGATCCTCGACGCGGCGGAGGAGGCGAAGATCTCCGGCAAGGAGTACCGTCTGCCGATCAGCCTCAAGGAGGGCATCTCCTCCGAGGACGCCAAGAAGATCTCCAAGCTCATCCGCGACGAGGGCCCCAAGGGCGTCAAGGCGCAGATCCAGGGCGAGGAGCTGCGGGTCAGCTCCAAGAAGAAGGACGACCTCCAGAGCGTCATGAACCTCATCAAGGAGAAGGACTTCGACCTGGCACTGCAGTTCGTGAACTACCGGTAG